In the genome of Pseudarthrobacter sp. IC2-21, one region contains:
- a CDS encoding LysE family translocator gives MNPQLFFAFVLVAAALACTPGVDWAYSISAGLRQRSFVPAVAGLCGGYVLHTLLMVVGLAALLSGLPGLLGWLTVAGAAYLLWLGISTLRSWRGASFSAADAAGKPVNQLRTFLQGMGTSGINPKGLLFYVALVPQFVSPEATLPLPVQSGLLGLTFVLLAGIVYTCVALLARKLLKSRPGAARAVTLASGVIMVLLGAVLLAEQVAPLMAGLAQQS, from the coding sequence ATGAATCCCCAGTTATTTTTCGCCTTTGTGCTGGTGGCCGCCGCCCTCGCCTGCACTCCCGGCGTGGACTGGGCCTATTCCATCAGCGCGGGCCTGCGGCAGCGCAGCTTTGTTCCGGCCGTTGCGGGACTTTGCGGCGGCTATGTCCTCCACACCCTACTGATGGTGGTGGGACTGGCGGCCCTCCTGTCCGGCCTGCCCGGCCTCCTCGGCTGGCTGACGGTGGCCGGAGCGGCGTACCTCCTGTGGCTGGGCATCAGCACCCTCCGTTCCTGGCGCGGGGCCTCCTTCAGTGCTGCAGACGCGGCAGGGAAGCCCGTGAACCAACTCCGGACCTTCCTCCAGGGCATGGGCACCAGCGGCATCAACCCCAAGGGCCTGCTGTTCTACGTGGCGCTGGTACCGCAGTTCGTCAGCCCGGAAGCCACCCTTCCGCTGCCGGTCCAGTCCGGGTTGCTGGGCCTGACGTTTGTCCTGCTGGCCGGAATCGTTTACACCTGCGTCGCGCTCCTGGCCCGCAAACTCCTGAAGTCCCGCCCCGGCGCCGCCCGCGCAGTCACGCTGGCCAGCGGGGTCATCATGGTTCTCCTCGGCGCGGTACTCCTGGCTGAGCAGGTTGCCCCGCTGATGGCCGGTCTGGCGCAGCAGTCCTGA
- a CDS encoding nuclear transport factor 2 family protein codes for MSDAVRTWMEKYIAAWETNEPDDIRALFTEDAVYATRPEDKDPWRGREQIVDRWLKARDEPEEWTFEWTLLGIDGGLAFVQGFTHYLGDRPSYDNLWVIRLEPDGRASRFTEWFMERGV; via the coding sequence ATGAGCGACGCAGTCCGGACCTGGATGGAAAAGTACATTGCGGCGTGGGAGACCAACGAACCCGACGATATCCGCGCGCTGTTCACCGAGGACGCCGTCTACGCTACCCGGCCGGAGGACAAGGACCCCTGGCGGGGCCGCGAGCAGATTGTGGACCGCTGGCTGAAGGCGCGGGATGAGCCCGAGGAATGGACCTTTGAGTGGACCCTGCTGGGCATCGACGGCGGCCTGGCCTTCGTGCAGGGCTTCACGCACTACTTGGGCGACCGGCCCAGCTACGACAACCTGTGGGTGATCCGGCTGGAGCCTGACGGTCGGGCGTCCCGGTTCACCGAGTGGTTTATGGAGCGCGGCGTTTAG
- a CDS encoding DUF456 domain-containing protein, with protein sequence MNSETVVSTLCGVAILVGVAGTIIPVLPGSFLIGLSLLAWAIWGGAGSLGWVIFAVGMVFVVAGMSASAVLTGRKLKQHGIPSRSVVVGLVAGVIGMFIIPVVGLFIGFAAGLLLSELSRTREIHTAATTSWAALKATGLGMLAEFGLACLAASTWVIGLWIAAVT encoded by the coding sequence ATGAACTCCGAAACCGTTGTAAGCACCCTCTGCGGCGTTGCCATTCTGGTGGGCGTGGCCGGCACCATCATCCCGGTGCTTCCCGGCAGCTTCCTGATCGGCCTGAGCCTGCTGGCGTGGGCCATCTGGGGCGGTGCGGGATCGCTGGGCTGGGTGATCTTTGCGGTGGGAATGGTCTTTGTGGTGGCCGGCATGTCGGCCAGCGCCGTACTGACCGGCCGGAAGCTCAAGCAGCACGGCATCCCCAGCCGGAGCGTGGTGGTGGGCCTGGTCGCGGGCGTGATCGGGATGTTCATCATCCCCGTGGTGGGGCTCTTCATTGGCTTCGCGGCAGGGCTGCTCCTGAGCGAACTGAGCCGCACGCGGGAGATCCACACCGCAGCCACCACCAGCTGGGCCGCCTTGAAGGCCACGGGCCTGGGCATGCTCGCGGAGTTTGGCCTGGCCTGCCTGGCCGCCAGCACCTGGGTGATCGGACTCTGGATCGCCGCGGTTACCTAG
- a CDS encoding NADP-dependent malic enzyme: MSIDAIATTDNSAATALTEAEIFDAHQGGKLSVTSTVPLANKRDLSIAYTPGVADVSRAIHNNPELAKTLTWAQRLVVVVSDGTAVLGLGNIGASASLPVMEGKSALFKTFGELDSIPLVLNTTDVDEIVETLVRLRPSFGAVNLEDISAPRCFELEEKLIEALDCPVMHDDQHGTAVVVLAALTNAAKVTGRELEGLRVVVSGAGAAGIAVAEILLTAGIEDVVLLDSKGVINRDRADIAADAQSKKSEMAQRSNPRGVTGGPGDALLGADVFIGVSSSKLDEEHLKLMNTDSIVFALSNPDPEVLPEVASKYAAVVATGRSDFPNQINNVLAFPGIFRGALDAGARRITPAMKLAAARAIAELAEGDLSVNYIVPSPLDPRVAPAVTAAVAAAVEAE, from the coding sequence GTGTCCATTGACGCAATTGCCACGACCGACAATTCAGCAGCCACTGCCCTGACCGAAGCTGAGATCTTCGACGCCCACCAGGGCGGCAAGCTCTCGGTCACCAGCACGGTCCCGCTTGCCAACAAGCGCGACCTTTCCATCGCCTACACCCCCGGTGTGGCCGATGTCAGCCGGGCCATCCACAACAACCCGGAGCTCGCCAAGACCCTTACCTGGGCGCAGCGCCTGGTGGTAGTGGTCAGCGACGGCACCGCGGTGCTCGGCCTGGGCAACATCGGCGCCAGCGCCTCACTGCCGGTCATGGAGGGCAAGTCCGCCCTCTTCAAGACCTTCGGCGAGCTGGACTCCATTCCCCTGGTCCTGAACACCACCGACGTTGACGAGATTGTGGAAACCCTCGTCCGGCTCCGCCCCAGCTTCGGCGCCGTGAACCTCGAGGACATTTCCGCCCCGCGCTGCTTCGAGCTGGAAGAAAAGCTGATTGAGGCGCTGGACTGCCCGGTCATGCACGATGACCAGCACGGCACCGCAGTAGTGGTTCTCGCCGCCCTGACCAACGCCGCCAAGGTCACCGGCCGCGAACTCGAGGGCCTCCGCGTAGTGGTCTCCGGCGCCGGTGCTGCAGGCATCGCCGTCGCCGAAATCCTGCTCACCGCGGGAATCGAAGATGTTGTCCTGCTCGACTCCAAGGGCGTCATCAACCGTGACCGGGCGGACATCGCCGCCGACGCGCAGAGCAAGAAGTCAGAGATGGCCCAGCGCAGCAACCCGCGCGGCGTCACCGGCGGACCGGGCGACGCGCTGCTCGGCGCCGACGTGTTCATCGGCGTCTCCTCCTCGAAGCTGGACGAGGAACACCTGAAGCTGATGAACACCGACTCCATCGTGTTCGCGCTCTCCAACCCGGACCCCGAAGTCCTCCCCGAGGTGGCGTCCAAGTACGCCGCCGTGGTGGCCACCGGCCGCAGCGACTTCCCGAACCAGATCAACAACGTGCTGGCATTCCCCGGCATCTTCCGCGGCGCGCTGGACGCCGGCGCCCGCCGGATCACGCCCGCCATGAAGCTTGCCGCGGCACGCGCCATCGCGGAACTGGCCGAAGGGGACCTGTCCGTGAACTACATCGTGCCCAGCCCGCTGGACCCGCGCGTCGCCCCGGCAGTAACTGCCGCCGTCGCCGCCGCCGTGGAAGCCGAGTAG
- a CDS encoding TetR/AcrR family transcriptional regulator, translating into MPETLPDHPPMAARPATPRQRLRYARVLESAGGFARKGLESVDLAEISEKSGVPLGTLYRYFPSPTHLMLSLYRQQLDELQARARTSAASFGGRALTGVVMEIFHMRVMQPAVEQCLGRSVYLKGRDTTELLQEIDELSEKAVAIASDDAVAARVLLLTVTGLVQSVRNRRLSLFEAEEDLKKACTLLAPVSSNTRAAHRSA; encoded by the coding sequence ATGCCCGAGACCCTTCCCGACCATCCGCCCATGGCCGCCCGGCCCGCTACTCCCCGCCAGAGGCTGCGCTACGCACGCGTCCTCGAATCCGCCGGAGGGTTTGCCCGCAAGGGCCTGGAGTCCGTGGACCTCGCGGAAATCTCGGAAAAATCGGGCGTCCCGCTGGGCACCCTTTACCGGTATTTCCCTTCACCCACCCACCTCATGCTGTCCCTGTACCGCCAGCAGCTGGATGAGCTCCAGGCCAGGGCCCGCACGTCGGCAGCCAGTTTCGGCGGCCGCGCGCTCACCGGCGTGGTGATGGAAATCTTCCACATGCGGGTGATGCAGCCGGCGGTCGAACAGTGCCTGGGCCGCAGCGTGTACCTCAAGGGCAGGGACACCACGGAGCTCCTGCAGGAGATTGACGAGTTGAGCGAAAAAGCGGTGGCCATAGCCTCCGACGACGCCGTGGCGGCCCGCGTGCTCCTGCTGACAGTCACTGGTCTGGTCCAGTCCGTCCGCAACCGCCGCCTCTCGCTGTTTGAAGCCGAAGAGGACCTGAAGAAGGCCTGCACCCTGCTCGCGCCGGTGTCATCGAATACCCGCGCCGCGCACCGATCCGCGTAA
- a CDS encoding MFS transporter, producing MSLPDTPAAADPSPATGSGTERSTAALAEPTQRVTARWVTGLVLVNVGINAAFFGPINVFIAEQAIGIDETNKEAIASLVLGCGAAVSLVANPLFGALSDRTVSGFGRRSPWVLAGAVLAAAALLAMSGATAVALMVLFWCLVQLGANAAYAAITAAVPDRVPVPQRGGVGGLAALGQTAGILLGAVFGAVVSGNFMVGYTMCAAALLFSVLPYLFHRNDPPLPRELRPPFSWGSFLRGFWISPARHPDFAWAWLTRFLVNVCNQLTIVYLIFFLGDILKLENPALGVLILTGIYAVLVMVTAVIAGPWSDRVGKRKPFVIASSVMIAMAGLTMAFFPVWTGALVGAAILGIGFGAYQAVDFALLTQVLPQAADRGKDMGVINVAASLPQVFATGLAFLAVRYFGGYVTLFVAAAVIGLLGAVFVVKIKGVD from the coding sequence ATGAGCCTGCCCGACACACCCGCAGCAGCGGATCCCAGCCCGGCGACAGGTTCCGGAACGGAAAGGTCGACGGCGGCGCTCGCCGAGCCCACGCAAAGGGTCACCGCACGCTGGGTGACCGGGCTGGTGCTGGTCAACGTTGGCATCAACGCCGCGTTCTTCGGCCCGATCAACGTCTTTATCGCCGAGCAGGCCATTGGCATCGACGAAACCAACAAGGAAGCCATCGCCTCCCTCGTGCTGGGGTGTGGCGCCGCCGTATCCCTGGTGGCCAATCCGCTGTTCGGGGCGCTGTCCGATCGGACGGTCTCGGGTTTCGGCCGGCGTTCCCCCTGGGTCCTGGCAGGTGCCGTCCTGGCCGCCGCTGCCTTGCTGGCAATGTCCGGGGCCACGGCCGTTGCCCTCATGGTGCTGTTCTGGTGCCTGGTCCAACTGGGCGCCAATGCCGCCTACGCCGCCATCACCGCCGCCGTCCCGGACCGGGTGCCGGTGCCGCAGCGCGGCGGTGTCGGGGGACTGGCCGCCCTGGGCCAGACGGCGGGCATCCTCCTGGGTGCAGTCTTCGGGGCGGTGGTTTCAGGAAACTTCATGGTGGGGTACACCATGTGCGCGGCCGCCCTGCTGTTCTCCGTGCTGCCATACCTGTTCCACCGGAATGACCCGCCGCTGCCCAGGGAGCTTCGGCCGCCGTTCTCGTGGGGCAGCTTCCTCCGTGGCTTCTGGATCAGCCCGGCCCGCCACCCGGACTTCGCCTGGGCCTGGCTCACCCGCTTCCTGGTCAACGTCTGCAACCAGCTGACCATTGTGTACCTGATCTTTTTCCTCGGGGACATCCTCAAGCTGGAGAACCCGGCGCTGGGAGTCCTGATCCTGACCGGCATTTATGCGGTGTTGGTGATGGTTACTGCGGTGATTGCGGGGCCATGGAGCGACCGGGTGGGCAAGCGCAAGCCCTTTGTGATCGCCTCCTCCGTCATGATCGCCATGGCCGGCCTCACCATGGCGTTCTTCCCCGTGTGGACCGGCGCCCTGGTGGGGGCCGCCATCCTGGGCATCGGCTTCGGCGCCTACCAGGCTGTTGACTTTGCGCTGCTGACGCAGGTGCTGCCGCAGGCTGCCGACCGCGGCAAGGATATGGGGGTCATTAACGTGGCCGCCTCGTTGCCGCAGGTCTTCGCGACCGGCCTCGCGTTCCTCGCGGTGAGGTACTTCGGCGGGTACGTCACGTTATTCGTAGCCGCGGCTGTCATTGGGCTGCTGGGCGCCGTGTTCGTGGTCAAGATCAAGGGCGTGGACTGA
- the rraA gene encoding ribonuclease E activity regulator RraA, translated as MNAPAPSPRPTVNTADLYDERGDELASVSLQFQSLGGRSHFSGPVRTIRCFQDNGLVKSTLATPGNGAVLVVDGGGSLGTALMGDMIAESAVTNGWAGVVINGAIRDRAAIAGLDLGVKALGSNPRKSAKASAGEVDVDVVLDGVTFRPGVMVWCDPDGILVER; from the coding sequence ATGAACGCACCGGCACCGAGCCCCCGCCCCACAGTCAACACCGCTGATCTGTACGACGAGCGCGGCGATGAACTCGCGTCCGTTTCCCTCCAGTTTCAGTCCCTGGGCGGGCGTTCCCACTTCAGCGGCCCCGTCCGGACCATCCGCTGCTTCCAGGACAACGGCCTGGTGAAGTCCACACTGGCCACCCCGGGCAACGGCGCGGTCCTGGTGGTGGACGGCGGCGGCTCCCTGGGCACGGCCCTGATGGGGGACATGATCGCCGAAAGCGCCGTCACCAACGGGTGGGCCGGCGTCGTGATTAATGGCGCCATCCGCGACCGTGCGGCCATCGCAGGGCTGGACCTGGGCGTGAAGGCGCTGGGCAGCAACCCGCGCAAGAGCGCCAAGGCCAGCGCCGGCGAAGTTGACGTGGATGTAGTGCTCGACGGCGTCACGTTCCGTCCCGGTGTGATGGTCTGGTGCGATCCGGACGGCATCCTCGTGGAGCGTTAG
- a CDS encoding MDR family MFS transporter yields the protein MSKTSAVRAAGETLTPRQVVTVMVGLMLGMFLASLDQTIVSTSIYTIANDLDGLSLQAWATTAYLITSTVSTPLYGKLSDIFGRRPLYLTAIVIFLAGSLYAGSVHSMTELAIARGVQGLGAGGLLALALTIIGDIVSLKDRAKYQGYFMSVFGISSVLGPVVGGAFAGSANILGFDGWRWVFFINLPIGIAALTVVFLFLHLPAKHVKQKIDYWGAAAITLAIVPLLLVAEQGRSWGWASLNAFLCYGLGVAGIALFLLAEKRAGDYALIPLRLFRNTTFGLSSLLNFIIGIGMFGAIAMLPMYLQLVKGLTPTEAGLMMITFTVGILFGSITAGRTISASGTYRIFPILGTGILTVAAVTMGLSLGVDTGLWVPGVIAVFFGMGLGFCMQPLTLAMQVSVPPKDMGVGTSSAAFFRSMGGAVGTAVFISMLFSVAASRIADSMKSAMSSADYQAVLKDPAVATDPANAKLYEFFQNGGSNDSLNDTSWLHSANSVLTRPITEGFSYAIDAVMLTAAVLTGIAFLISFALPNKKLTDPKAAPRADAAAVAAH from the coding sequence ATGTCCAAAACATCCGCCGTGCGTGCCGCCGGCGAAACCCTGACTCCGCGTCAGGTCGTCACCGTGATGGTGGGTCTGATGCTGGGCATGTTCCTGGCATCCCTTGACCAGACCATCGTGTCCACCTCGATCTACACCATCGCTAACGACCTCGACGGGCTGTCCCTTCAGGCCTGGGCCACCACGGCGTACCTCATCACGTCCACCGTCAGCACACCGCTCTATGGCAAGCTGAGCGACATCTTCGGCCGCCGCCCGCTGTACCTGACCGCCATCGTGATCTTCCTGGCCGGTTCGCTGTATGCCGGCTCGGTGCACTCGATGACGGAACTGGCCATCGCCCGCGGCGTGCAGGGCCTGGGCGCCGGCGGCCTGCTGGCCCTCGCGCTGACCATCATCGGCGACATTGTGTCCCTGAAGGACCGGGCCAAATACCAGGGCTACTTCATGTCCGTGTTCGGCATCTCCTCGGTCCTGGGCCCGGTGGTGGGCGGCGCGTTCGCCGGCTCCGCGAACATCCTGGGCTTTGACGGCTGGCGCTGGGTGTTCTTCATCAACCTCCCCATTGGCATCGCGGCGCTGACGGTGGTGTTCCTGTTCCTGCACCTGCCGGCCAAACACGTGAAGCAGAAGATCGACTACTGGGGCGCGGCGGCCATCACCCTGGCCATCGTGCCGCTGCTGCTGGTGGCCGAGCAGGGGCGCAGCTGGGGCTGGGCCTCGCTGAACGCGTTCCTCTGCTACGGGCTGGGAGTTGCGGGCATCGCCCTGTTCCTGCTCGCCGAAAAGCGCGCCGGCGACTACGCCCTGATCCCGCTCCGGCTCTTCCGCAACACCACGTTCGGGCTGTCCTCGCTGCTGAACTTCATCATCGGCATCGGCATGTTCGGGGCGATCGCCATGCTTCCGATGTACCTGCAGCTGGTCAAGGGGCTGACCCCCACCGAGGCCGGCCTGATGATGATCACCTTCACGGTGGGCATCCTGTTCGGCTCCATCACGGCCGGCCGGACCATCTCGGCGTCGGGCACCTACCGGATCTTTCCCATTCTGGGCACGGGCATCCTGACCGTTGCCGCGGTGACCATGGGCCTGTCCCTCGGGGTGGACACCGGCCTCTGGGTTCCGGGCGTGATCGCGGTGTTCTTCGGCATGGGTCTGGGTTTCTGCATGCAGCCCCTGACCCTCGCCATGCAGGTTTCCGTGCCCCCGAAGGACATGGGCGTGGGCACCTCGTCCGCGGCATTCTTCCGTTCCATGGGCGGCGCGGTGGGTACGGCCGTGTTCATCTCCATGCTGTTCAGCGTTGCGGCCAGCCGGATCGCGGACAGCATGAAGTCGGCCATGTCCAGCGCCGACTACCAGGCTGTCCTGAAAGATCCGGCGGTTGCCACGGACCCCGCCAACGCCAAGCTGTACGAGTTCTTCCAGAACGGCGGGTCGAACGATTCGCTGAACGACACCAGCTGGCTGCACTCCGCCAACAGCGTGCTCACCCGCCCCATCACCGAGGGGTTCTCCTACGCGATCGACGCCGTTATGCTCACTGCCGCGGTCCTGACCGGCATCGCCTTCCTCATCAGCTTCGCGCTGCCGAACAAGAAACTCACGGACCCGAAGGCAGCGCCGCGGGCAGACGCAGCTGCGGTGGCAGCGCACTGA
- a CDS encoding sugar porter family MFS transporter: MPTVQEQTSAKIPQRVIWLALAGAVGGFLFGFDSSVVNGAVDAIKDEFALSEAVTGFAVAIALLGCAAGAFLAGKVADRYGRIPAMKLGALLFLVSAIGTGFAFGVWDLIFWRLVGGLGIGLASVIAPAYISEISPRQVRGRLASLQQLAITTGIFAALLSDALFATTAGGADQAFWLGMEAWRWMFLAAAVPAVVYGVIAYTLPESPRFLVFQGKEDEARKVFNSIVAPEEADRHIREIRDAIDEDKVAGQKGSLRGKTFGLQAVVWVGIILSVLQQFVGINVIFYYSTTLWKAVGFQEKDSLTISVATSVTNILVTLVAIALVDRIGRRPILLAGSIGMAVSLGTMALAFSSAVGSGSEISLPGAWGPVALVAANVFVVSFGASWGPLVWVLLGEIFPSRIRARALGLAAAAQWVANFAITLSFPVMAAASLPLTYAMYALFAAASFFFVMFKVPETNGMSLEQAETLFVPKGSRKA, encoded by the coding sequence ATGCCCACGGTCCAGGAGCAGACATCCGCCAAAATACCGCAGCGGGTGATTTGGCTGGCACTAGCGGGGGCGGTGGGCGGCTTCCTGTTCGGTTTCGATTCCTCCGTGGTGAACGGCGCCGTGGATGCGATCAAGGATGAGTTCGCGCTCTCCGAGGCCGTGACGGGGTTCGCGGTGGCCATTGCCCTGCTGGGCTGCGCTGCCGGCGCCTTCCTCGCCGGAAAGGTCGCGGACCGCTACGGCCGCATCCCCGCGATGAAGCTTGGTGCTTTGCTGTTCCTGGTCAGCGCGATCGGGACCGGCTTCGCGTTCGGCGTTTGGGACCTGATCTTCTGGCGGCTGGTTGGCGGCCTGGGCATCGGCCTGGCCTCCGTGATCGCGCCTGCCTACATTTCCGAGATCTCGCCGCGGCAGGTCCGCGGCAGGCTGGCCTCGCTGCAGCAGCTGGCCATCACCACGGGTATCTTCGCCGCGCTGCTCTCTGACGCGCTGTTTGCCACCACTGCCGGCGGCGCGGACCAGGCGTTCTGGCTGGGCATGGAAGCCTGGCGCTGGATGTTCCTTGCCGCCGCCGTTCCCGCAGTGGTCTACGGCGTGATCGCCTACACGCTGCCTGAATCCCCGCGGTTCCTGGTGTTCCAGGGCAAGGAGGACGAGGCCCGGAAAGTCTTCAACTCGATCGTCGCGCCGGAGGAAGCGGACCGGCATATCCGCGAGATCCGGGACGCCATCGACGAGGACAAGGTGGCCGGCCAGAAGGGCTCGCTGCGTGGCAAAACGTTCGGCTTGCAGGCCGTGGTCTGGGTGGGCATCATCCTCTCCGTCCTGCAGCAGTTCGTGGGCATCAACGTGATCTTCTACTACTCCACCACCCTGTGGAAGGCCGTGGGCTTCCAGGAAAAGGACTCGCTCACCATCTCCGTGGCCACATCCGTCACCAACATCCTGGTGACCCTCGTAGCCATCGCCCTTGTGGACCGGATCGGCCGCCGCCCCATTCTGCTTGCCGGCTCCATCGGCATGGCGGTCTCACTGGGCACCATGGCGCTGGCCTTCTCCTCGGCCGTAGGTTCCGGCTCGGAGATCTCACTGCCCGGGGCCTGGGGTCCGGTTGCCCTCGTGGCCGCCAACGTCTTTGTGGTCAGCTTCGGCGCCTCCTGGGGGCCCTTGGTGTGGGTCCTGCTGGGCGAGATTTTCCCGTCCCGGATCCGCGCCCGCGCCCTTGGCCTGGCCGCCGCCGCGCAGTGGGTGGCCAACTTTGCCATCACCCTCAGCTTCCCCGTGATGGCCGCCGCATCGCTGCCTCTGACCTACGCCATGTACGCGCTGTTCGCCGCGGCGTCGTTCTTCTTTGTGATGTTCAAAGTGCCGGAAACCAACGGGATGTCGCTGGAGCAGGCCGAGACGCTGTTTGTGCCGAAGGGTTCCAGGAAGGCCTGA
- a CDS encoding GNAT family N-acetyltransferase translates to MTRNPDAPTVLLTAEVDGGTFRLRHASPADLPAIVALLADDAMGAAREAGEDMAPYERAFAAIDADPSHLLVVGELVPPGTAGSGSGEGTVVATFQLSFLPGISRHGAWRAQIEAVRVAGSLRGRGFGNLMVRWAIGESRRRGCTLIQLTTHKSRTAAHRFYERLGFDASHEGMKLTL, encoded by the coding sequence GTGACCCGGAACCCAGATGCGCCCACCGTTTTACTGACTGCCGAAGTCGACGGCGGGACCTTCCGCCTCCGCCACGCCTCGCCCGCGGACCTGCCTGCCATTGTTGCGCTGCTGGCAGATGACGCCATGGGCGCCGCCCGTGAAGCGGGCGAGGACATGGCGCCTTACGAGCGCGCGTTTGCAGCGATCGACGCCGACCCGTCCCACCTGCTGGTTGTTGGCGAGTTGGTGCCGCCGGGAACAGCCGGATCCGGCAGCGGTGAAGGCACCGTGGTGGCCACGTTCCAGCTGAGTTTCCTGCCCGGCATCTCACGGCACGGCGCTTGGCGCGCCCAGATCGAAGCGGTCCGCGTGGCCGGAAGTCTCCGCGGCCGGGGCTTCGGGAACCTGATGGTGCGGTGGGCAATCGGGGAGTCCCGGCGTCGTGGGTGCACACTGATACAGCTGACCACGCACAAGTCCCGGACGGCCGCACACCGGTTTTACGAGCGCCTGGGCTTTGACGCGAGCCACGAGGGCATGAAGCTCACGCTCTGA
- a CDS encoding amino acid permease — MSDQTTTGQRTASSRDSEPHLSRSLSNRHIQLLAIGGAIGTGLFMGSGKTISVAGPSVIFVYMIIGFMLFFVMRAMGQLLLSNLNYKSFSDFAGDLLGPWAGFFTGWTYWFCWVVTGVADVIAIAGYANELWPGIQLWVPGIATIVILLLLNLPTVKAFGETEFWFALIKIVAIVALIVVGLVMIFTGFTSNAGTASFTNLWSHGGFFPKEFMGFVAGFQIAVFAFVGIELVGTAAAETKNPEHNLPRAINAIPLRVMLFYVGALIILMSVTPWTEFQAGHSPFIGMFSLAGLGMAAMVVNLVVLTSAMSSANSGIYSTSRMVFGLAQDGDAPKLFGRLSSRKVPQNALFLSCVLLLAGVALLYAGKDVGVAFDMVTTVSAVCFMFVWSIILASYLAFRKRRPELASASTFKMPGGIPMVWVVFAFFAFLLWALTTQPDTLTALLVTPVWFAVLGGAYALVRRTPLHQARVAEWKAMAEAETSAAAAANQPA; from the coding sequence ATGTCTGACCAGACAACCACGGGGCAGAGAACTGCCTCCAGCCGGGACAGCGAGCCCCACCTTTCACGCTCGCTGAGCAACCGGCACATCCAGCTCCTGGCCATTGGCGGCGCGATAGGCACCGGCCTGTTCATGGGCTCCGGCAAGACCATTTCCGTGGCCGGCCCGTCCGTGATTTTTGTGTACATGATCATCGGCTTCATGCTGTTCTTCGTCATGCGCGCCATGGGCCAACTGCTGCTGTCCAACCTGAACTACAAGTCCTTCAGCGACTTCGCCGGCGATCTGCTGGGCCCCTGGGCCGGGTTCTTCACCGGCTGGACCTACTGGTTCTGCTGGGTGGTGACGGGCGTTGCTGACGTGATTGCGATCGCCGGCTACGCCAACGAACTGTGGCCCGGCATCCAGCTGTGGGTCCCCGGCATCGCCACCATCGTGATCCTGCTGCTGCTCAACCTGCCCACCGTCAAAGCGTTCGGTGAAACCGAGTTCTGGTTCGCGCTCATCAAGATTGTTGCCATCGTTGCGCTGATCGTGGTGGGCCTGGTGATGATCTTCACCGGCTTCACCTCCAACGCCGGCACGGCAAGCTTCACCAACCTGTGGAGCCATGGCGGTTTCTTCCCCAAGGAGTTCATGGGCTTCGTGGCCGGCTTCCAGATCGCCGTTTTCGCATTTGTGGGCATTGAGCTCGTGGGAACCGCCGCCGCCGAAACCAAGAACCCGGAGCACAACCTGCCCCGCGCCATCAATGCCATTCCCCTGCGCGTGATGCTGTTCTACGTAGGCGCCCTCATCATCCTGATGTCCGTTACGCCGTGGACCGAGTTCCAGGCCGGCCACAGCCCGTTCATCGGCATGTTCTCCCTCGCCGGCCTGGGCATGGCCGCGATGGTGGTCAACCTGGTGGTGCTGACGTCCGCGATGTCCTCCGCCAACTCCGGCATCTACTCCACCTCCCGCATGGTGTTCGGGCTCGCCCAGGACGGTGACGCCCCCAAGCTTTTCGGCCGCCTCTCGAGCCGCAAGGTTCCGCAGAACGCCCTGTTCCTGTCCTGCGTGCTGCTGCTCGCCGGCGTCGCCCTGCTCTACGCGGGCAAGGACGTTGGCGTGGCGTTCGACATGGTCACCACCGTCTCCGCCGTCTGCTTTATGTTCGTGTGGTCCATCATCCTCGCCAGCTACCTCGCCTTCCGGAAGCGCCGGCCGGAGCTGGCCAGTGCATCCACCTTCAAGATGCCCGGCGGGATTCCCATGGTGTGGGTGGTCTTCGCGTTCTTCGCGTTCCTGCTTTGGGCGCTGACCACGCAGCCGGACACACTGACGGCGCTGCTGGTGACTCCGGTGTGGTTCGCGGTGCTGGGCGGGGCCTATGCCCTGGTCCGGAGGACACCGCTGCACCAGGCCCGCGTGGCCGAGTGGAAGGCAATGGCCGAGGCTGAAACCTCCGCCGCCGCCGCTGCCAACCAGCCGGCCTGA